The following proteins come from a genomic window of Nautilia profundicola AmH:
- a CDS encoding Crp/Fnr family transcriptional regulator: MKHSIFKALNDQEVEEILPYFEEKHIAKDTFIVKEGEYSDTAFLLVDGEVSVIKETIYKDDYIVTDIKAGGDEFFGEVNLIDRGLVTSTIKAKSDCEILQISHNDFINMMDEKPTIAVKLLWVIAYDISKHLRKADSDVITLFNAFVEVVEND, translated from the coding sequence ATGAAACATTCTATATTCAAGGCGTTAAATGATCAGGAAGTTGAAGAAATATTGCCTTATTTTGAAGAAAAGCATATAGCAAAAGACACTTTTATTGTGAAAGAAGGTGAGTATTCCGATACCGCTTTTTTACTTGTAGATGGTGAAGTTTCGGTGATTAAAGAAACAATATATAAAGATGATTATATTGTAACGGATATTAAAGCAGGCGGTGATGAGTTTTTTGGAGAAGTTAATTTAATAGACAGAGGGCTTGTAACATCTACTATTAAAGCTAAAAGTGACTGTGAAATTTTACAAATATCCCATAATGATTTTATTAATATGATGGATGAAAAACCTACAATTGCAGTAAAATTATTATGGGTGATCGCTTATGATATTTCTAAACATTTAAGAAAAGCCGATAGTGACGTTATTACTCTTTTTAACGCATTTGTAGAAGTTGTTGAGAATGATTGA